Genomic window (Rosa chinensis cultivar Old Blush chromosome 6, RchiOBHm-V2, whole genome shotgun sequence):
TAATAACAAATTATtattataaacaaaaatcttAGGGAATATAGAACCAACATAGTGAAAAACCATCAGAAACCCTGAATAATTAAATGCTCGAAATACCTGTTGCGGGATGCTTCTACAAAGTACACTGACATGGCTATACGACATCTAAGTTTCAGACTGTCAGTATCAAATACTGCAACATTGCTATCAGATAAAGCCCCATAGAGTTGATTATTCGGGGAATATGCTGCACATGTTATCGGTGCAGGCAGCACATCTCGTGGCATCCACTGCAATAATAACTAAGCAAATCAGGGTTTTATTGAATACAAAGAGTGATTGATGAGTACATGGACGAATTCATACCTGCTGAATGCATTCTGTTTTGGCACCATCATATAGTGCTGGTTGAGTCTTAACCAATACCAACAACAGGATTTGATCAGAGTAGAATTGCACTTGAGTATCACCAGTAGGCGCCTTTCCAGTTGGCAGTTGAATCCTAACTAATTTCCTCTTATCCCAGGTATCCATGTTCCAAAAGCGTAGCTGCAAATGCAGTTTTCTTTTTAAGATTAACAATTTCAACAGTAAATTGAGGCATGATTATTTAATTATTCCTAGGGAACACAGAAAATAAATGAACTTAGCATTATTCAAAGACTCAAATAAGTAGGTTTTGGCACAAAGATATATGTGAATCACACTTTTGCAAACCTAACTGAAATAAAAACGTAATGCACTTCAATCAAGTTGTAGGTCATAGAATATGTCCAAGCATCTATAGACCATCTGCAGATAATCTCACCAACAATCATTCTCAAAAGAACCCAGCATGTACTACGTGCAGCAAGACCTAATGATTTCTACAAATCAACTTATATTCAAATGAAGTGAACACAAATGACACAGAACTGCAATAACAGAAAATGAATAATAAGTTGTTCCCATTACAACACAAGAAAAGAACAGATCTCATGTACTTGAACTTGAGCATCAGCCTCTGATGAAACCATGACTTTAAGGTTGACAGAAAATGCAAATCCAGGAATGTGTTTCTGATGGCACTTGAATTTTGGTCTGATCACCTAAGACCAGAGAAACTCCAATTAGTATTGAAAATTACAGAGAAATTGATCAGTCACATAAAAATAGACAAAAAGCTGCCTGAATCAATCACCTCATCAACTCTAAGATAGTAAATGTGAATGATTGAATTTTCTGTTACAATCGTTATGATATTGTGGTTCAAAGGATGAAATGCCAGGTAGGTTGAGGCCAGTGCAGGTGACATGAAAGTTGTTATTACCTGCAAccaacaaaattttcattccaaGTGTGTTTGTCAACCCAATAAATGCAGCATCATCCGAAAAGTAGCACACAAGAGAAACTATCCATCATATGATTCAGTGTCATTCTGTTTTCACATTGGCCATAGACAAATTTCTGCCACACGCAGAGATCACGTAGGAATCACTCTTTCAGCATGCAGTGCAAGGAACTGCTTTGTTGCAGTTTTCAGGGACCTCATTAGTCATTAAAAGACCACTGTTGGCCAAAAGTCAGGAATCGTTTCATGAAAGATGGTGCACAGACTCTCAAAGCGCGCTATATATGTTCTTGACAGACATATGCAgctaaagaaaaggaaaaacaacagATATATCATTCATGCTTTCCCACTTGGATTTTGTTAAAGAAGTTGACCATTCTTAACTCAAATGAGAGCACCTTTGAATTACTACCTACCTATGACATCAAAATCCACAAAATAGGAAAACATGAAACAGCAAATCACCTTATTAGCAGGTTCTTTACTATACGGCATCGTAACCACTAGACAGTGAAGAGGATCAACAATATATCTCTACCAGTTGCCAAAGTTTATTTTCATCAGGTACATCAGCTACTGGTCTTCTTTCCATAGGATCAACTTTGTTCGTTGTTCTACAacaaataatcaagaaaaaaaaaatcagattctAGAAAGGAAAAGGGGGCAAAATATGATTACAACTATAACTGATGGGACTTGGTGTAATCTGTGAGAATGGCTACAAATTTTTCAAGTAGTAAGTAACTTAGTACCAGTATTCAATTATATATAAACATGGATAACATACAAGATTCTGACAATTAAGTCAAGTTTTccaaatcaatatacaaataTGAGTTCCAAATATACAAGTATGAGATTCAGAAATTAATCTGataaaaataagtaaataacgaAAGAAAAGAGGACGAACTGTAGTTGCAGTTTTAACCAGCGGCGATCTCTGTACCGTGCCTCACGTCGATTAATTGGTCTCCGCAAGTTCGGCagcagaagagagaaaaaagattgCTGGTAGAAGCCGGCTAGGTGAAAGAAAACAAGCAAGAAAGCTATAGCAAGAGATTGAAAGAGAGATGGGCCAAGAGGAGAACCAAGATGCCTCGCATACTTCACATTTCCATCACAGTCACAGATCGAGAGCCTTCTGTGAGATTtggggttttggatttggagAGTAGAGACTAGcgatttggggttttggtggTGGAGAGTAGAGACTAGCAATTGGGTATGACTAAGCAGTGACCAAGTGTCAAAATGAAACTTCTAGCAACTTCGGCACCCATCGTCCCGTCATTTTCGTTTGACCATGCACAAAAGAGTAACGACCCATTGTTATTATAATTGAGAATAAACAACTACTATTGAACTCAGAATATTTTACAAGTAATAATAATTTTAGATCAAATTATGTCCTTGAAGAATTTAAATTTAAGGATGGTATTTGTATAGTTTTAACCAAAAGATTCATATTCGATGGTCCCAATTTCACATCTTTTGATGAAAATATCAAATATCGGAATCAATagaaattattaaattaataattgagACGTTGAGAGTCAATTCATTGAACGTAAATAAGTAACAATACACAATGACCACTCATGGAGAGCACGTACGAATGGTACCATTGTCTAGGTCTCTAGGAAGCCCTAAAGCTACATAAGTACTACAACATAAAGAGAAGCTATAAATAACCAATAATCTGACATTACTAGGACCTATCTACGTAGAGGGGGCAGGGGGCTTCCCCAGGAATGTCCAAGACTTGAAAGCCTAAAACTAGTGAAACTAAGCCCTAAATAAGGATGTGACTATTGTCATTCTACCATCTGCTTAATTCACCTTATGTAAAAAAAATTGCCataaatttttttcaattaaaattgataaaaatataaaaccacaagtcaaa
Coding sequences:
- the LOC112174148 gene encoding topless-related protein 2, which translates into the protein MPYSKEPANKVITTFMSPALASTYLAFHPLNHNIITIVTENSIIHIYYLRVDEVIRPKFKCHQKHIPGFAFSVNLKVMVSSEADAQVQLRFWNMDTWDKRKLVRIQLPTGKAPTGDTQVQFYSDQILLLVLVKTQPALYDGAKTECIQQWMPRDVLPAPITCAAYSPNNQLYGALSDSNVAVFDTDSLKLRCRIAMSVYFVEASRNRFKVPQPGSNAGIGAVLVTAQEVEAHSEKGLLVGAVAESDATEDPIFPGKRMSKMKDAAGVSLRVFLATPGGRFLLLLRLSSTKLLLLC